Proteins encoded by one window of Bactrocera oleae isolate idBacOlea1 chromosome 4, idBacOlea1, whole genome shotgun sequence:
- the Rme-8 gene encoding dnaJ homolog subfamily C member 13 isoform X2 produces MVPPKDNVDLECFLVTKHSWKGKYKRILAIGTAGISTYNPDKLDLTNRWTYSDIVSAAPSKATNIPNEFVLTIKKEKRVDSIKLSSEYRNDILCSILKYYKEFADKPKNSQRFPAYKYHWSGVSLPTMLEVTPCSLDQLDPTTNEVLTSYMYKDIEGIIGISDYDGGIVMAHGGFSRLHLFRALNHHEIVQNIAQRSIQFLGIETKILKSQITLEQFERQRFGEYSGDQYQTSMTEFTVQKITPRHPDPVKRILCLTEATLLERDPQTYSVCTLRLLTDVFALVRDKDNLQRFCIEYKNGILRQYLTNDRDSLLATLLDAVRSSGNKDVHVRISNTPRGKRYVPFSCSVDEETEANLLRLIINNVQNPTKRFEVLERFNANIPHSGLNYSVTQDSLFAENKEKLILSALQALAQKELDNPTAQLNNLEIETIFHALTRLLASKVGYGAFTNLTGFREIIGTKIVAALRRKDLAVTYSAIDMINSLMHSVNADHDLKQEQLNKSSILSSKSFLETLLNMWTTHVSHGSGALVLSAMLDFLTFALCVPYSETTDGKQFDILLELVAERGRYLYKLFQHPSLAIVKGAGLVLRAIIEEGELHVAQQMQALALDEAALCRHLLVALYTPTNDPTLATHRQLSRHLIGLWITDNEEALELLRRIFPAGLLMFLESEESVPKTDVEDDKLNFRDNLKLAIQHSNRNRRNIIEKHLHDIKHWGMNLLEQQDPAAQAIKNRPVVLRNRRQRKKKEDDILNLPYFFYNFAKDHSLPNLIWNHKTREELRICLENELRQFMNDRDLAGTMIVAWNYQEFEVTYQCLADEIQIGDYYIRLILEKDDWPQNLVKDPIELFNALYRRVLCRQRVNDDQLTVVSLQALAKVYRRYHKEIGRFSDMSYILQLTDRCLSPSLRDALINLISCMVLEKSNCRPLVDHVQCLVDLITLAHLHKGRAQPNTKTNVIEAGPNMEAYEEKDWYYNIEKEGQKPERQGPITYSELKELWQKGVITPKTRCWAIGMDGWRSLQQIPQLKWCLIAKGTPIYNETELSSKLLDILIKCTSFFPSRTQNGTAVLIPGPKLSRKLSEFVCLPHIVQVCLTHDPGLLERVATLLCHIMEDNPEMPKVYLTGVFYFMLMYTGSNILPITKFLKMTHMKQGFRSDETSQSGIMHRSILGQLLPEAMVCFLENYSAEKFAEIFLGEFDTPEAIWSSEMRRLLIEKISAHIADFTPRLKGHTMARYPYLAIPAISYPQLENELFCHIYYLRHLCDTQKFPNWPIADPVQLLKHTLDAWRKEVEKKPPQMTVQQAYQDLGIDLTKTPKPDESMIRKSYYRLAQMYHPDKNPNGREVFEKVNQAYEFLCSRSVWSSGGPDPKNIVLVLRTQSILFERYPDVLRPYKYAGYPQLIKTIRLETRDDDLFSKEVQVLSAASELCYHTVHCSALNAEELRREEGIEALLEAYTRCVSILGVDSKPDALHYQVISNVTRCFEVACNFEKCKQKIITLPQLLSDVCRVVYFKHTLSVSLVTSMAANNYELQCNLVRNGVLWSLLLFWFDYDYTLDESGVQASDKTNQQQVANNLAKISVLACIALAGYGLDLHKAANGTDNGSGDASPTTAPKVIKANAAIASPSTSAYTKNAQNPLQNANKQLAITSGIAADTEIRNLVAKRDSNASTKSDVISNASSNEKEENGETNGNGNAKKPNDSQLPKYTVVSEAKNTIVKQVLDRLLTPYIANRLPRERSSDILKVLTSNTRNPYLIWDNGTRAQLVDFLETQRTTATKETFEDVAEVYNLVSEFQYDVSKNELQIGGVYIRIYNEMPTFPIAKPKQFIMDLLEYLKQAYHYLTTNNSSGVKFVTTPTSVASNNVSQDGILTPTLAPNHPQLQPAKTGKTFDEVLNAYNRSKIRNKIEASALLEQQQLQQQYRYDFANDGALQDHVIMVLQALMAVIKCNAEVEIQCIGSFNMIFGFLAHNLFNENTAVKTVALEVVALVSRNKECVSEIAACELLGQFLVALKDPDLRSSQVKVLETMSGLMNVQEMIKEAQNKGAAIYLLDMFCNSRNPLIREMCAEILAKMTADRLSGPKVRITVSKFLPPLFVDAMVESPQTSVQLFESIHEHPELIWNDKTRAIVCDAVSDTCESFYRAQKITDKHVWKDPEVLKDIVSNEIVVAGVYLRLFVSNPAWTLRKPKQFLADLLDFVVEQISKSSTEKDVLELSTTALVELLRSQPNLADDIPVLGHIPKLFNLLSLQPKSTLSVLHQLSLSEFCVSAVSQTECIHPLKKCMEQHRDCIEKACETLSRLFKYQHDSLISQSLEVNLVPYLLGLLDSRLEYVDNASAVKAQIVAALKGMTHNLNYGERVTQILLKHPIWAEYKDQRHDLFITDTNIRGYLTGINPTAGYLTQGPAQSVDVLTSPPPMDRDDPSARPAID; encoded by the exons ATGGTGCCGCCAAAGGATAATGTGGACCTTGAATGTTTTTTGGTGACAAAACATTCGTGGAAGGGTAAATATAAACGTATATTAGCTATTGGTACTGCTGGAATTTCAACATACAATCCAGATAAGTTAGATTTAACAAATCGTTGGACATATTCAGACATCGTTTCGGCGGCACCGAGTAAAGCAACAAAT ATACCAAATGAATTTGTGCTTACTATTAAAAAAGAGAAACGTGTCGATTCTATAAAACTTTCATCTGAATATCGAAATGACATACTCTGCTCGATATTAAAGTATTACAAAGAGTTTGCTGATAAGCCTAAAAATTCACAA CGTTTCCCTGCTTATAAATATCATTGGTCTGGTGTCAGTTTACCCACAATGCTTGAAGTCACACCGTGCTCATTAGATCAATTGGATCCAACAACAAATGAAGTGCTCACaagttatatgtataaagaCATAGAGGGCATAATAG GCATTTCCGACTACGATGGGGGCATTGTTATGGCCCATGGTGGCTTCAGTCGTTTACATCTTTTTCGTGCATTGAATCATCATGAAATTGTGCAGAATATAGCTCAGCGTTCGATCCAGTTTCTCGGTATAGAAACGAAAATACTCAAAAGCCAAATAACACTTGAACAATTCGAACGTCAGCGTTTCGGTGAATATAG CGGTGATCAGTATCAAACATCTATGACCGAATTCACGGTGCAAAAGATTACACCACGTCATCCGGATCCAGTGAAGCGCATACTTTGCCTCACGGAAGCCACGCTGTTGGAACGCGATCCACAGACATATAGCGTTTGCACGCTACGTTTGCTAACCGATGTGTTTGCTTTAGTACGAGATAAAGACAATTTGCAACGCTTTtgtattgaatataaaaatggcATATTGCGTCAGTATTTGACCAATGACCGCGATTCGCTACTGGCCACACTTTTGGATGCAGTGCGTTCGAGTGGCAATAAGGATGTTCACGTACGCATAAGCAATACACCGCGTGGTAAACGTTATGTACCATTTAGTTGCTCCGTCGATGAGGAAACTGAGGCGAATTTACTGCGCTTAATCATCAACAATGTACAAAATCCAACGAAACGCTTTGAAGTACTTGAACGCTTTAACGCCAACATACCACACAGTGGTCTTAACTACAGTGTTACACAAGAT AGCCTCTTTGCGGAGAACAAAGAGAAACTCATCTTGAGTGCGCTGCAAGCTTTGGCACAAAAGGAGCTCGACAATCCAACTGCACAATTGAACAATCTCGAAATCGAAACAATCTTTCACGCACTCACACGATTGCTAGCTAGCAAAGTCGGCTATGGCGCATTTACAAACTTAACCGG TTTTCGCGAAATTATCGGAACGAAAATTGTTGCTGCTTTGCGTCGTAAAGACTTGGCTGTTACATACTCAGCCATCGATATGATAAATTCACTCATGCATTCAGTGAATGCCGATCATGACCTGAAGCAAGAGCAATTAAATAAATCATCCATATTATCGTCAAAGTCATTTCTGGAAACATTGCTAAACATGTGGACAACACATGTG AGTCACGGCAGTGGCGCGCTAGTGCTATCCGCTATGTTGGATTTCCTCACATTCGCCCTCTGTGTGCCTTACAGCGAAACGACAGATGGCAAACAATTCGATATATTGCTGGAATTAGTTGCCGAACGTGGTCGTTATTTGTATAAACTCTTTCAGCATCCCTCGTTGGCCATTGTGAAGGGTGCTGGTCTAGTTTTACGCGCCATTATCGAAGAGGGTGAACTGCATGTGGCCCAACAGATGCAGGCGTTGGCTTTGGATGAAGCGGCATTGTGCCGGCATCTACTTGTTGCACTATATACACCAACCAATGATCCAACTTTGGCGACTCATCGTCAGTTATCACGCCATTTAATTGGTTTGTGGATTACAGATAACGAGGAAGCCTTGGAATTGTTGAGAcgcatattt CCTGCTGGTTTGCTAATGTTCCTGGAGAGCGAGGAGAGCGTACCAAAGACTGATGTGGAGGATGATAAATTGAATTTTCGCGATAATCTGAAACTCGCAATACAACATTCCAATAGAAATAGGAGGAATATTATTGAGAAAcatttacat GATATCAAGCATTGGGGTATGAACCTCTTAGAGCAACAGGATCCTGCTGCTCAAGCTATAAAAAATCGCCCAGTGGTGCTTCGAAATCGACGTCAGCGCAAGAAAAAAGAGGacgatatattaaatttacccTATTTCTTTTACAACTTCGCGAAAGATCACAGTTTGCCGAATTTAATATGGAACCATAAG ACACGTGAGGAGTTGCGTATTTGCCTGGAAAACGAGTTGCGGCAATTTATGAACGATCGCGACTTGGCTGGCACTATGATTGTGGCGTGGAATTATCAAGAGTTCGAGGTTACTTAccag tGTTTGGCAGATGAAATCCAAATTGGTGACTATTATATACGGCTAATTTTGGAGAAAGACGATTGGCCGCAAAATCTTGTGAAAGATCC aATCGAGTTGTTTAATGCGCTCTACCGTCGTGTACTCTGTCGCCAACGTGTCAACGATGATCAACTAACGGTAGTGTCACTACAAGCGCTAGCGAAGGTTTATCGTCGTTACCACAAGGAAATCGGTCGTTTTAGCGATATGTCCTATATCTTGCAGTTAACCGATcgt tgccTCTCACCATCGCTGCGTGATGCGCTCATCAATCTGATATCCTGCATGGTGCTGGAGAAATCCAATTGCCGTCCACTTGTCGATCACGTGCAGTGCCTTGTTGACCTCATAACGCTGGCACATCTACATAAGGGGCGTGCACAGCCGAATACGAAAACCAATGTCATAGAGGCTGGTCCTAATATGGAGGCATATGAGGAGAAAGATTGGTATTATAATATTGAAAAGGAGGGACAAAAACCGGAACGTCAAGGTCCCATAACATATTCCGAATTGAAGGAGCTCTGGCAAAAGGGTGTGATAACACCGAAAACACGTTGCTGGGCCATCGGTATGGATGGTTGGCGTTCGCTACAACAAATACCGCAATTAAAATGGTGCCTTATCGCCAAGGGTACGCCGATCTACAATGAGACCGAATTGTCCTCCAAACTGCTCGATATACTCATTAAATGTACGAGCTTCTTTCCAAGTCGCACACAAAACGGCACTGCCGTACTTATACCGGGACCCAAATTGTCACGCAAACTATCCGAATTCGTTTGTCTACCGCACATCGTGCAGGTGTGTCTCACACACGATCCCGGCTTGCTGGAACGCGTTGCCACACTGTTGTGTCACATTATGGAAGACAATCCCGAAATGCCGAAGGTCTATTTGACCGGTGTATTTTACTTTATGCTCATGTATACGGGTAGCAATATACTGCCGATCACAAAGTTCCTAAAGATGACACACATGAAGCAGGGTTTCCGCAGTGATGAG ACATCACAATCCGGCATAATGCATCGCAGCATTTTGGGTCAACTGTTGCCAGAGGCCATGGTGTGCTTTTTGGAAAACTACAGTGCTGAGAAGTTTGCGGAAATATTTTTAGGTGAATTCGATACACCGGAGGCGATTTGGAGTTCAGAAATGCGTCGTTTGTTGATTGAAAAGATATCGGCACACATTGCTGATTTTACGCCACGCTTGAAGGGGCACACAATGGCGCG CTATCCCTACCTTGCCATACCGGCTATCAGTTATCCACAGCTCGAAAATGAACTCTTCTGTCACATCTATTATTTACGCCATTTATGCGACACACAAAAATTCCCCAACTGGCCCATCGCCGATCCAGTCCAGCTGCTGAAACACACCTTGGATGCTTGGCGCAAAGAAGTCGAAAAGAAACCACCACAAATGACTGTACAGCAGGCGTACCAAGATCTCGGCATCGACTTGACCAAGACACCCAAACCCGATGAATCGATGATACGCAAGAGTTACTACCGTTTAGCGCAAATGTATCATCCGGACAAGAATCCAAATGGACGTGAAGTTTTCGAAAAAGTCAATCAGGCGTATGAGTTCTTGTGCTCGCGTTCGGTGTGGTCCTCAGGTGGACCAGATCCCAAAAACATAGTACTCGTGCTGCGCACACAAAGCATACTCTTCGAACGTTATCCAGATG TGTTGCGTCCTTACAAATACGCCGGTTATCCGCAGTTAATCAAGACTATACGCCTGGAGACACGCGATGATGACTTATTCTCGAAGGAAGTACAGGTATTATCGGCCGCCTCGGAGCTTTGTTATCACACGGTGCATTGCTCGGCCTTGAATGCGGAAGAGCTGCGTCGCGAAGAGGGCATCGAAGCGCTTTTAGAGGCCTACACACGTTGCGTGTCGATTTTGGGTGTTGATTCTAAACCCGATGCGCTGCACTATCAAGTCATTTCGAATGTGACACGTTGTTTCGAGGTTGCCTGCAACTTTGagaaatgcaaacaaaagaTTATCACATTGCCGCAATTGCTTTCCGACGTCTGTCGCGTCGTGTACTTTAAG CACACGCTATCGGTTAGTTTGGTGACCAGTATGGCGGCCAACAACTACGAATTGCAATGCAATTTGGTTCGCAATGGCGTGCTGTGGTCACTGCTGCTCTTCTGGTTCGATTACGATTACACGCTGGACGAGAGTGGCGTGCAGGCCAGCGACAAAACTAATCAGCAACAGGTGGCCAACAATTTAGCGAAAATTTCTGTACTCGCCTGTATTGCGCTTGCCGGCTACGGTTTGGACTTGCATAAGGCGGCGAATGGCACCGACAATGGCAGCGGCGATGCCTCGCCAACCACCGCTCCTAAAGTGATTAAAGCGAATGCGGCAATTGCATCGCCCTCAACGTCGGCGTACACGAAAAACGCACAGAATCCATTGCAGAACGCCAACAAACAGTTGGCCATAACTTCTGGTATTGCTGCCGATACAGAAATAAGGAATCTGGTTGCCAAGCGCGATTCCAATGCTAGTACCAAATCGGATGTCATTTCGAATGCATCGTCCAACGAGAAGGAGGAAAATGGCGAGACGAATGGCAATGGAAACGCGAAAAAGCCGAACGACTCGCAGCTGCCGAAATATACAGTTGTGTCCGAAGCGAAGAATACAATCGTAAAGCAGGTGCTGGATCGCCTGCTTACGCCGTACATAGCGAATAGGTTGCCCAGAGAACGCAGCAGCGAT ATTCTAAAAGTACTTACATCAAATACGCGTAATCCCTACTTGATATGGGATAATGGCACGCGTGCGCAATTGGTTGACTTCTTGGAGACACAACGCACGACTGCTACGAAGGAGACATTCGAGGACGTCGCTGAGGTGTATAATTTAGTGTCCGAATTCCAATATGACGTTAGCAA AAATGAACTGCAAATTGGTGGCGTCTACATACGCATCTACAATGAGATGCCAACATTCCCCATAGCTAAACCGAAACAGTTTATTATGGATCTGCTGGAGTATCTCAAGCAAGCATATCACTACTTGAccaccaacaacagcagcggTGTAAAGTTCGTTACAACTCCCACCTCTGTGGCGTCAAATAACGTCAGTCAAGATGGCATACTCACACCGACACTGGCACCGAATCACCCACAGTTGCAACCGGCCAAAACTGGCAAAACCTTCGATGAAGTTCTGAACGCCTACAATCGCTCAAAGATACGCAATAAAATCGAAGCGAGCGCTTTGCtcgagcaacaacaactgcaacagcaATACAGATATGATTTTGCGAATGATGGTGCACTGCAAGATCATGTGATAATGGTGCTACAAGCGCTAATGGCCGTTATTAAATGCAATGCCGAAGTGGAGATACAATGCATCGGCAGTTTCAATATGATCTTCGGTTTCTTGGCGCATAATTTGTTCAATGAG AACACTGCCGTCAAGACAGTGGCACTCGAAGTGGTCGCTTTGGTTTCACGCAATAAAGAATGCGTTTCGGAAATTGCCGCCTGTGAGTTGCTCGGTCAGTTTTTGGTTGCGCTCAAAGATCCCGATTTGCGCAGCAGCCAAGTGAAAGTGCTCGAAACGATGTCTGGTCTCATGAATGTACAGGAAATGATAAAGGAGGCACAAAACAAGGGTGCCGCCATTTATTTGCTCGATATGTTCTGTAATTCACGCAATCCGCTGATACGTGAAATGTGCGCCGAAATATTGGCGAAAATGACGGCGGATCGTTTAAGTGGGCCGAAG GTACGCATTACCGTATCGAAATTCCTGCCGCCGCTCTTCGTTGACGCAATGGTCGAATCACCGCAAACTTCAGTGCAATTATTCGAATCAATACATGAGCATCCGGAATTGATATGGAATGATAAGACGAGAGCTATAGTTTGTGATGCTGTGTCGGATACGTGTGAGAG CTTCTATAGAGCGCAAAAGATCACCGACAAACATGTGTGGAAGGATCCTGAAGTGCTCAAAGATATCGTTTCCaatgaaattgttgttgctggcgtTTATTTGCGTTTATTCGTCAGTAATCCGGCGTGGACTTTGCGTAAGCCGAAACAATTTTTGGCGGATTTACTGGATTTCGTTGTGGAGCAAATCAGCAAAAGCTCTACAgag